A region from the Janthinobacterium agaricidamnosum genome encodes:
- a CDS encoding ChaN family lipoprotein yields MKFPLSLAAILPVCVLALSACSSVAPLSTTTAASATVQDVRQLGEIVDLRSGQRLTAEQLLAQLAAAPRVIVGEQHDQLSHHKIEQWLLQQLQGQRPQGSVLLEMLNPDQQAKVDKVKPWLQTDPVVRPEHVAELLAWQPGWKWAQYGDLVMTVMRAPYPVWSANLDRSEIKQLFVDQPAVQGKHSNLANDGKVHDKLKDIIRVMHDNQIDAPRLAAMLSVQQQRDRRMAERLLAAPAPAVLIAGAYHAHKDLGVPLHVQDLTGGPAPLVLVLAQQGATVLAPQADFVWYTPVAAPAVASAK; encoded by the coding sequence ATGAAATTCCCCCTGTCCCTCGCCGCCATCCTGCCCGTCTGCGTGCTGGCGCTGAGCGCCTGCAGCAGCGTCGCTCCGCTGAGTACCACGACTGCGGCATCCGCTACTGTGCAAGACGTGCGCCAGCTGGGCGAGATCGTCGACCTGCGCAGCGGCCAGCGCTTGACTGCCGAGCAATTGCTGGCCCAGCTGGCCGCCGCCCCGAGGGTCATCGTGGGCGAGCAGCATGACCAGCTCAGCCACCACAAGATCGAGCAGTGGCTGCTGCAGCAATTGCAGGGCCAGCGTCCGCAAGGCAGCGTGCTGCTGGAAATGCTGAACCCGGACCAGCAAGCGAAGGTGGACAAGGTCAAGCCGTGGCTGCAGACGGACCCCGTCGTGCGCCCCGAACACGTGGCCGAGCTGCTGGCCTGGCAGCCGGGCTGGAAGTGGGCGCAATATGGCGACCTGGTCATGACCGTGATGCGCGCGCCGTATCCCGTCTGGTCGGCCAACCTGGACCGCAGCGAGATCAAGCAACTGTTTGTCGACCAGCCGGCCGTGCAGGGCAAGCATTCGAATCTGGCCAATGATGGCAAGGTGCATGACAAACTCAAAGACATCATCCGCGTCATGCACGACAACCAGATCGATGCGCCGCGCCTGGCCGCCATGCTGTCGGTGCAGCAGCAGCGCGACCGCCGCATGGCCGAGCGCCTGCTGGCCGCGCCCGCGCCCGCCGTGCTGATCGCCGGCGCCTACCATGCGCACAAGGACCTGGGCGTGCCGCTGCATGTACAGGACTTGACGGGCGGCCCCGCGCCGCTGGTGCTGGTGCTCGCCCAGCAGGGCGCCACGGTGCTGGCGCCGCAGGCGGATTTTGTGTGGTACACGCCGGTGGCGGCACCCGCCGTCGCCAGCGCCAAGTAA
- a CDS encoding FAD-binding oxidoreductase has translation MNQTDQLAVLKKPLPESLAAVLSLIFADRFSMTQAMRAHHGRDESSYPPMLPDAVIFAHSTEEVAAAVKLCSAHDVPVIAYGSGTSLEGHVLALHGGVTIDLSQMNHMVAVHNEDLTATVQAGVTRKQLNEDIRDTGLFFPIDPGANASLGGMAATRASGTNAVRYGTMRENVLALTVVTADGRIIKTGTRAKKSSAGYDLTRLFVGSEGTLGIITEVTVKLYPLPEAISAAVCSFPGTGEAVSAVIQTIQMGIPVARVEFLDENGVKAINAYDKMALPEKPLLLFEFHGTPASVAEQAQLVQAITAEHGASDFEWASRPEERSRLWAARHNAYFALLQMRPGSRAISTDCCVPISRLAECILATKADCEAQGLVYAIIGHVGDGNFHVQMLVDPDDPADIARAEKVNSDMVTRAIGMDGTCTGEHGVGMHKMAFLVEEHGEGAIDTMRALKHALDPKNIMNPGKIVRW, from the coding sequence GTGAATCAAACTGACCAGTTGGCGGTACTGAAAAAACCGCTGCCCGAATCCCTTGCTGCCGTACTTTCCCTGATCTTTGCCGACCGCTTTTCCATGACGCAAGCCATGCGCGCACACCATGGCCGCGACGAGTCGAGCTATCCCCCCATGCTGCCCGATGCCGTCATCTTCGCCCATTCCACCGAGGAAGTGGCGGCCGCCGTCAAGCTGTGCAGCGCGCACGACGTGCCCGTCATCGCCTACGGCAGCGGCACCTCGCTCGAAGGCCATGTGCTGGCCCTGCATGGCGGCGTGACGATTGATCTGTCGCAAATGAATCACATGGTCGCCGTGCACAATGAAGACTTGACGGCCACCGTGCAGGCGGGCGTGACACGCAAGCAGCTGAACGAGGACATCCGCGACACGGGCCTGTTCTTCCCCATCGACCCGGGCGCGAATGCGTCGCTGGGCGGCATGGCGGCCACGCGCGCCTCGGGCACGAACGCCGTGCGCTACGGCACCATGCGCGAAAACGTGCTGGCCCTGACGGTGGTCACGGCCGACGGGCGCATCATCAAGACGGGGACCAGGGCGAAAAAATCGTCGGCCGGCTACGACCTGACGCGTTTATTTGTCGGCAGCGAAGGGACCCTGGGCATCATCACGGAAGTGACGGTAAAACTGTATCCGCTGCCCGAAGCGATCTCGGCCGCAGTGTGCTCGTTCCCCGGTACGGGCGAGGCCGTCAGCGCCGTGATCCAGACCATCCAGATGGGTATTCCTGTGGCACGGGTCGAGTTTCTCGATGAAAATGGCGTCAAGGCCATCAACGCCTACGACAAGATGGCCTTGCCGGAAAAGCCGCTGCTGCTGTTTGAATTCCACGGCACGCCGGCCAGTGTGGCCGAGCAGGCGCAGCTGGTGCAAGCCATCACGGCGGAACATGGCGCCAGCGATTTCGAGTGGGCCAGCCGACCCGAAGAGCGCTCGCGCCTGTGGGCCGCTCGCCACAACGCGTACTTCGCCCTGCTGCAGATGCGGCCGGGCAGCCGCGCCATTTCCACCGACTGCTGCGTGCCGATTTCGCGCCTGGCCGAATGCATCCTCGCCACCAAGGCCGATTGCGAGGCGCAGGGCCTCGTCTATGCCATCATCGGCCACGTGGGCGACGGCAATTTCCACGTGCAGATGCTGGTCGACCCCGACGACCCGGCCGACATCGCGCGCGCCGAAAAGGTCAACAGCGACATGGTCACGCGCGCCATCGGCATGGACGGCACGTGCACGGGCGAGCATGGCGTGGGCATGCACAAGATGGCTTTCCTCGTGGAAGAACATGGCGAGGGCGCCATCGACACCATGCGCGCCCTCAAGCACGCGCTCGATCCGAAGAACATCATGAATCCAGGCAAGATCGTGCGCTGGTAA
- a CDS encoding GNAT family N-acetyltransferase: MTTLPEPTLRPALVADAPAIVALIDDLMPFLTLHPDGAGAEKFIENCRQPAIEGYLSLPNYAYQLAHIDGVLAGVVAMRDNTHLFHMFVPRALHRRGMARRLWQAARDASLAKGDVTAFTVNSSAYALPLYQSLGFVATGPKVETGGIAFVPMRMEL; the protein is encoded by the coding sequence ATGACGACACTCCCCGAACCGACACTGCGTCCCGCCCTGGTCGCCGACGCGCCCGCCATCGTCGCCCTGATCGACGACTTGATGCCCTTTTTGACCCTGCACCCGGACGGCGCGGGGGCGGAAAAGTTCATCGAGAACTGCCGCCAGCCCGCCATCGAAGGCTATCTGTCGCTGCCCAATTACGCCTACCAGCTCGCGCATATCGACGGCGTACTGGCCGGCGTGGTGGCCATGCGCGACAACACGCATCTGTTCCACATGTTCGTGCCGCGCGCCCTGCACCGGCGCGGCATGGCGCGCCGCCTGTGGCAGGCAGCCCGCGACGCGTCGCTGGCCAAGGGCGATGTGACGGCCTTTACCGTCAATTCCTCGGCCTACGCCTTGCCCCTGTATCAAAGCCTGGGCTTTGTCGCCACGGGGCCGAAGGTGGAAACGGGCGGCATCGCTTTCGTGCCGATGCGCATGGAGTTGTAA
- a CDS encoding error-prone DNA polymerase — MWGAVLPEYAELYCLSNFSFLHGASHAEELVARSVQLGYKALAITDECSLAGVVRAHAVAKRAGFHLIIGAHFHLTQADGSPGPSLLALVRDIDGYGNLSELITMARTRVAKGRYLLTPDDFTAPSAEFAHLRGLPGCLMILLPGYAAEAETMRAQGEWMASTFGRERSWIGLNLLQRAQDDAHRSAVQEVAQALGLSVAAVGHVCMHVRSRKPLLDTLCAIRVGKPVGECGYALAQNAEQHLRARLRLANVYPPQVLAETVHIAGQCTFSLDSLRYDYPVELVPHGHTPATYLREETYAGALLRFPLGIPANVQEQIEQELELIRDLSYEAYFLTVYDIVRFARSQNILCQGRGSAANSAVCYCLHITEVDPARGNCLVGRFMSRERNEPPDIDVDFEHQRREEVIQYIYGKYGRERAALAAVVISYRPKSALRDSGRALGIDLAIVEKVAKAHRWFDGKRDLLERLAECGLDPEAELSQQWAGLAQQLLGFPRHLSQHPGGFVIAQGKLSRLVPIENASMAERSVIEWDKNDLEELGLMKVDVLALGMLSALRRALELVSGRRGEEFRLQDIPAEDPATYDMMCQADTIGVFQIESRAQMSMLPRLRPREFYDLVIEVALVRPGPIQGGMVHPYLQRRQQKEPVEYPKGLDKALGRTLGIPIFQEQVMQVAIIAADFTPGEADQLRRAMAAWKRKGGMNNYKERIVETMVKNDYERKFAEAIFSQIEGFGEYGFPESHAASFALLTYASSWLKCHEPAVFLCALLNSQPMGFYSPSQLVQDAHRHGVQVLPVDVAVSGWEAALEAPAGQGAQRDAPAVRLGLNSLFGMRAQAAQRIEDARAIAVFADVADLARRGGLDRHDLQVLAAGNALHALAGHRREALWQAAGAVPDRDLLRDTTQEEDLPVLAAPTEGESIVSDYRAQGLTLGRHPLALLRKQLLEQRFMPASTLMTYTSGQVARACGIVTVRQRPGTAKGVIFMTLEDETGTVNVIVWPDLVASQRREVLSAPLLGVYGVWQREGIVRNLVAKHLVDMSHLLGRLRTSSRDFC; from the coding sequence ATGTGGGGCGCCGTCTTACCCGAGTATGCTGAGTTGTACTGCCTGAGCAATTTCAGCTTCCTGCATGGGGCCTCGCATGCGGAAGAGCTGGTGGCGCGCTCCGTGCAGCTCGGTTACAAGGCGCTGGCCATTACTGACGAGTGTTCGCTGGCCGGCGTCGTGCGCGCCCATGCGGTGGCCAAGCGGGCCGGTTTTCACCTGATTATCGGCGCGCATTTCCATTTGACGCAGGCCGACGGCAGTCCGGGGCCGTCCCTGCTGGCCCTGGTGCGCGATATCGATGGTTACGGCAACTTGTCGGAATTGATCACCATGGCGCGCACGCGGGTGGCCAAGGGGCGCTATCTGCTGACGCCCGATGATTTCACCGCGCCATCGGCGGAGTTTGCCCATTTGCGGGGCTTGCCCGGCTGTTTGATGATCTTGCTGCCCGGCTATGCGGCCGAGGCGGAAACCATGCGCGCGCAGGGTGAGTGGATGGCGTCCACCTTTGGCCGCGAGCGCAGCTGGATCGGCCTGAACCTGCTGCAGCGGGCGCAGGATGACGCGCACCGCAGCGCCGTGCAGGAGGTGGCGCAGGCGCTGGGCTTGTCCGTGGCAGCCGTCGGCCATGTGTGCATGCACGTGCGGTCGCGCAAGCCCTTGCTCGACACCCTGTGCGCGATCCGCGTGGGCAAACCCGTGGGCGAGTGCGGCTATGCGTTGGCGCAAAATGCGGAACAGCATCTGCGCGCGCGCTTGCGCCTGGCCAATGTGTATCCGCCGCAAGTACTGGCGGAAACCGTGCACATTGCGGGTCAGTGCACGTTTTCGCTCGACAGCCTGCGCTATGACTATCCCGTCGAGCTGGTGCCGCACGGCCACACGCCGGCGACGTATCTGCGCGAAGAAACGTATGCGGGCGCGCTGCTGCGCTTTCCTCTCGGTATTCCAGCCAACGTGCAGGAGCAGATCGAACAGGAGCTGGAGCTGATCCGGGATCTTTCCTACGAAGCGTATTTTTTGACCGTCTACGACATCGTGCGCTTTGCGCGCTCGCAAAACATCCTGTGCCAGGGCCGGGGTTCGGCCGCCAATTCGGCCGTCTGCTATTGCCTGCACATTACGGAAGTGGACCCCGCGCGCGGCAATTGCCTGGTCGGGCGCTTCATGTCGCGCGAGCGCAACGAGCCGCCCGATATCGACGTCGATTTCGAGCACCAGCGGCGCGAAGAGGTCATCCAATATATCTACGGCAAATATGGGCGCGAACGGGCCGCGCTGGCGGCCGTGGTGATCAGCTACCGGCCGAAGAGCGCCTTGCGCGACAGCGGGCGGGCGCTGGGGATCGATCTGGCCATCGTGGAAAAGGTGGCCAAGGCGCATCGCTGGTTCGACGGCAAGCGCGATCTGCTGGAGCGCCTGGCCGAATGCGGGCTGGACCCGGAGGCAGAATTGTCGCAGCAATGGGCGGGCCTGGCGCAGCAGCTGCTGGGCTTTCCCCGCCATTTGTCGCAGCATCCGGGCGGCTTTGTCATCGCGCAAGGAAAATTGTCGCGCCTGGTGCCGATCGAAAACGCCAGCATGGCCGAGCGCAGCGTCATCGAGTGGGACAAGAACGACCTGGAAGAGCTGGGCTTGATGAAGGTCGACGTGCTGGCGCTGGGCATGCTGTCGGCCCTGCGCCGCGCCCTGGAACTGGTGAGCGGGCGGCGCGGCGAGGAATTCCGCCTGCAGGATATTCCCGCCGAAGACCCCGCCACCTACGACATGATGTGCCAGGCGGACACCATCGGCGTATTCCAGATCGAGTCGCGCGCGCAGATGAGCATGCTGCCCCGGCTGCGTCCCCGAGAATTCTACGACCTCGTCATCGAGGTGGCGCTCGTGCGCCCCGGGCCCATCCAGGGCGGCATGGTGCATCCTTATCTGCAGCGGCGCCAGCAGAAAGAGCCGGTCGAGTATCCGAAGGGCCTGGACAAGGCGCTGGGACGCACCCTGGGCATCCCGATTTTCCAGGAACAGGTGATGCAGGTGGCCATCATCGCGGCCGATTTCACGCCCGGCGAAGCGGACCAGCTACGGCGCGCCATGGCGGCCTGGAAACGCAAGGGCGGCATGAACAATTACAAGGAACGCATCGTCGAAACGATGGTCAAAAATGATTATGAACGCAAGTTTGCGGAAGCCATCTTCAGCCAGATCGAGGGCTTTGGCGAATACGGTTTTCCGGAGTCGCACGCGGCCAGTTTCGCGCTGCTGACCTACGCCAGTTCCTGGCTGAAATGCCACGAACCGGCCGTCTTCCTGTGCGCCTTGCTCAACAGCCAGCCCATGGGTTTTTACAGCCCTTCGCAACTGGTGCAGGATGCGCACCGCCATGGCGTACAGGTGCTGCCCGTCGATGTGGCTGTCAGCGGCTGGGAGGCGGCGCTGGAAGCGCCGGCAGGGCAGGGCGCGCAACGTGATGCACCGGCCGTGCGCCTGGGCTTGAACAGCCTGTTCGGCATGCGCGCGCAGGCTGCCCAACGCATCGAGGATGCGCGCGCCATCGCCGTCTTCGCCGATGTGGCCGACCTGGCCCGGCGTGGCGGCCTGGATCGCCATGACTTGCAGGTGCTCGCTGCCGGCAACGCGCTGCATGCGCTGGCCGGGCACCGGCGCGAAGCGCTGTGGCAGGCGGCCGGCGCCGTGCCCGACAGGGACTTGCTGCGCGATACCACGCAAGAGGAAGATTTGCCCGTGCTGGCCGCGCCGACGGAAGGCGAGAGCATCGTCAGCGACTACCGCGCGCAAGGCCTGACCCTGGGCCGCCACCCGCTGGCGCTGCTGCGCAAACAATTGCTGGAACAGCGCTTCATGCCGGCGTCCACGCTGATGACGTACACGAGCGGGCAAGTGGCGCGCGCCTGCGGCATCGTCACCGTGCGCCAGCGTCCGGGCACGGCCAAGGGCGTCATCTTCATGACCCTGGAAGACGAGACGGGCACGGTCAACGTCATCGTCTGGCCCGACCTGGTGGCAAGCCAGCGGCGTGAAGTGCTGAGCGCGCCGCTGCTGGGCGTGTACGGTGTTTGGCAAAGGGAAGGCATCGTGCGCAACCTGGTGGCCAAGCACCTGGTCGATATGTCGCACTTGCTGGGGCGCTTGCGGACCAGCAGCCGCGATTTTTGCTGA
- a CDS encoding transcriptional regulator, which produces MKPIFIGIMPQEKIRERVLAIARGIYKPKADEPKVWFTSIKSLAEVLSDENRALLHVILETQPESISALAETTGRKPSNLSRTLKTMSNYGIVELKRERNQVRPVATATEFRIVAN; this is translated from the coding sequence ATGAAACCGATTTTTATTGGCATCATGCCGCAAGAGAAAATCCGCGAACGCGTGCTCGCCATCGCTCGCGGCATATATAAACCGAAGGCGGATGAGCCCAAGGTCTGGTTCACTTCGATCAAATCGCTGGCGGAAGTCTTGAGCGACGAAAACCGGGCGTTGTTGCACGTGATTCTGGAAACACAACCGGAATCCATCTCTGCATTGGCTGAAACAACGGGCCGTAAACCGAGCAACCTGTCGCGCACATTGAAAACAATGTCCAATTACGGCATCGTGGAATTGAAACGGGAGCGAAATCAAGTTCGTCCCGTAGCCACAGCGACGGAGTTTCGCATAGTTGCTAACTGA
- a CDS encoding toxin-antitoxin system TumE family protein → MRTDPAIDTLLDLDGSILDQDGGYWIKIEARRTEVSDEIPHGIRYSLTLHEPYGKRILGYDNAHMVKPPKKFKYAGRIVAFDHKHRHPSDQGVPYEFKDAQHLISDFFADVDRVLLEVKKQ, encoded by the coding sequence ATGCGGACCGATCCTGCCATTGATACATTGCTGGACCTGGATGGCTCCATCCTCGACCAGGATGGCGGTTATTGGATCAAGATAGAAGCCAGGCGGACGGAAGTGTCGGATGAGATTCCTCACGGCATACGCTACTCGCTGACGCTGCACGAACCGTATGGCAAACGCATCCTCGGTTACGACAATGCGCACATGGTAAAGCCGCCAAAGAAATTCAAATATGCGGGACGTATCGTGGCTTTTGACCATAAACACCGGCATCCGTCAGATCAGGGAGTGCCATACGAATTCAAGGATGCGCAGCATCTGATCAGTGATTTCTTTGCTGACGTGGACCGCGTTTTGCTGGAGGTAAAAAAGCAATGA
- a CDS encoding PhzF family phenazine biosynthesis protein, producing the protein MIVHLLKCFGAAPGGGNAALVVENDGSSETARQTFARERQVSACVFIDRQADGAVVLDYFYPHTRSPLCLHATLAAAHVLLTAPGAPAALTVSTAMRGQALQLVRRAEGIFIGLTSQPAPAVMLEKYVPSELMGQHMHLLSPPVIASAGSPKLLLEVADRTTLRALRPNLELIADWSALHQVSGCYAYCRTGEHEYEGRNFNHRDPALEDSATGVAAGALSAHRQQSLRLHQGYVTQQPCLIEVQYSTQAIWVGGMVQRST; encoded by the coding sequence ATGATCGTTCACTTATTAAAATGTTTCGGTGCCGCCCCCGGTGGCGGCAATGCGGCGCTGGTCGTGGAAAACGACGGCAGCAGCGAAACGGCGCGCCAGACCTTCGCCCGCGAACGGCAAGTGAGCGCCTGCGTCTTCATCGACCGGCAGGCCGATGGCGCCGTCGTGCTCGACTATTTTTATCCGCACACGCGCAGCCCCCTGTGCCTGCACGCCACCCTGGCGGCCGCGCATGTGCTGCTGACGGCGCCCGGCGCGCCGGCGGCGCTGACGGTGAGCACGGCCATGCGCGGGCAAGCCTTGCAGCTGGTGCGCCGCGCGGAAGGGATATTCATCGGCTTGACATCGCAGCCGGCACCGGCCGTCATGCTGGAAAAATATGTGCCGTCCGAACTCATGGGCCAGCACATGCACTTGCTGTCGCCGCCCGTGATCGCCTCCGCCGGCAGCCCGAAACTGCTGCTGGAAGTGGCCGACCGCACCACCCTGCGCGCACTGCGGCCTAACCTGGAACTGATCGCCGACTGGAGCGCCTTACATCAGGTCAGCGGCTGCTATGCGTATTGCCGCACGGGCGAGCATGAATATGAAGGGCGCAACTTCAACCACCGCGATCCGGCGCTGGAAGACAGCGCCACGGGCGTGGCGGCGGGCGCGCTGTCAGCGCACCGACAACAGTCGCTGCGCCTGCATCAGGGCTACGTGACGCAGCAGCCGTGTCTGATCGAGGTGCAATACAGCACGCAGGCAATCTGGGTGGGTGGCATGGTGCAGCGCAGCACCTGA
- a CDS encoding TonB-dependent receptor plug domain-containing protein, which translates to MPTLTTLRKAILISLYGSAALAAFSPAAMAQSTEAAATDGPVQTVSVVGSRRVASSATDTMVPVDIIPISKVAEQGGQFDLAQSLQYISPSFNSTRQTGADGADLIDSAALRGLGSDQTLVLVNGKRRHTTALVNLFGARNRGNTGTDMNAIPLLAIKNVQVLRDGAAAQYGSDAIAGVIDIELKKSLGCEAVAGYSQYSAGDGKNYMTSAYCGIALGDKGTLAITGEYLDRGRSNRADADSMRIIGDTKSKNKTLYVNGDYATSGTGKLYFTAGAQTRDASSAAFGRGGIGSDDIPARNSAAMYPDGFVPFINGKIDDQYATIGHRSQIGEWHADFSQTYGYNKMRYDISHTLNASIANLDLMNGGKGVSASNFDAGGFSFQQLTSNADFSRYYDTVMSGMNVAFGAEYRSEEYKIMAGEPGSYIDADGVGVGGNGRSQGFPGFQPGDATKARRHSIAAYGDVELDWTERLKTQAALRYEKFSDFGSTVTGKLAASYKVAPNVLLRGSASTGFRAPSLQQVYFSSTFTDFVSGVATDVVLAPNGGAVANAAGIPKLKEEKSTSFTFGATWTPTQAISVTADLYNIKIKDRIVLSGRFNAGNYPDLAARLALLGVMEAQFFVNSVDTRTRGLDLTASHKGEFAGNRLNTFLALNLSKTEVTKVKTPASLTGFEDVLLSERERLFIEQGGPRSKATLGFDYITGKLESDLRIIYFGPQTLGTFSGTAEGVPNARYAAKTSADLSFTYSINKNTKLTFGGNNIFNVKPTTQNADETDNGFKYDSVQFGLNGASYFGRLWVKF; encoded by the coding sequence GTGCCGACCCTCACCACCTTGCGTAAAGCCATCCTCATCAGCCTGTACGGCAGCGCCGCCCTGGCCGCCTTCAGTCCCGCCGCCATGGCCCAGTCCACGGAAGCGGCCGCCACGGACGGTCCCGTGCAAACGGTCAGTGTGGTCGGCTCGCGCCGGGTCGCCAGCTCCGCCACCGATACCATGGTGCCGGTCGATATCATTCCGATTTCCAAGGTGGCCGAGCAAGGCGGCCAGTTTGACCTGGCGCAATCGCTGCAATACATCTCGCCCTCGTTCAACTCCACGCGCCAGACGGGCGCCGACGGGGCCGACCTGATCGATTCGGCCGCCCTGCGCGGCCTCGGTTCCGACCAGACCCTGGTGCTGGTAAATGGCAAGCGGCGCCACACGACGGCCCTGGTCAACCTGTTTGGCGCGCGCAACCGCGGCAACACGGGCACGGACATGAATGCGATTCCTTTGCTGGCGATCAAGAACGTGCAAGTGCTGCGCGACGGTGCCGCCGCCCAGTACGGCTCGGACGCCATTGCCGGCGTAATCGACATCGAACTGAAGAAAAGCCTGGGCTGCGAAGCGGTGGCCGGCTACAGCCAGTATTCCGCAGGCGACGGCAAGAATTACATGACGTCCGCCTACTGCGGCATCGCGCTGGGCGACAAGGGCACGCTGGCCATCACGGGCGAATACCTGGACCGGGGCCGCTCGAACCGGGCCGACGCGGACAGCATGCGCATCATCGGCGACACCAAGTCCAAGAACAAGACCCTGTACGTCAATGGCGACTACGCCACCAGCGGCACGGGCAAGCTGTACTTCACGGCCGGCGCGCAGACGCGCGACGCGTCCAGCGCCGCGTTCGGCCGGGGCGGCATCGGCAGTGACGACATCCCTGCGCGCAATTCGGCCGCCATGTACCCGGACGGTTTCGTACCGTTCATTAACGGCAAGATCGACGACCAGTACGCCACCATCGGCCACCGCAGCCAGATCGGCGAATGGCATGCGGACTTTTCGCAAACCTATGGCTACAACAAGATGCGCTACGACATCAGCCATACCCTGAACGCCTCGATCGCCAACCTCGACCTGATGAACGGCGGCAAGGGCGTCAGCGCCAGCAACTTTGACGCGGGCGGCTTCTCGTTCCAGCAGCTGACCAGCAACGCCGATTTCAGCCGCTACTACGATACGGTGATGAGCGGCATGAACGTGGCCTTCGGCGCCGAGTACCGCAGCGAGGAATACAAGATCATGGCCGGCGAACCGGGCTCCTACATCGACGCCGACGGCGTGGGCGTGGGCGGCAACGGCCGTAGCCAGGGCTTTCCCGGCTTCCAGCCCGGCGATGCCACCAAGGCCAGACGCCACAGCATCGCCGCGTATGGCGACGTGGAACTGGACTGGACGGAACGTCTGAAAACCCAGGCCGCCCTGCGCTACGAAAAATTCAGCGATTTCGGTTCCACCGTGACGGGCAAGCTGGCCGCCAGCTACAAAGTGGCGCCCAACGTGCTGCTGCGCGGCTCGGCCAGCACGGGCTTCCGCGCGCCATCGCTGCAGCAAGTGTATTTCTCGTCCACCTTTACCGACTTCGTCAGCGGCGTCGCCACCGACGTGGTGCTGGCGCCCAATGGCGGCGCCGTCGCCAACGCGGCCGGCATTCCCAAGCTGAAAGAGGAAAAATCCACCAGCTTTACGTTTGGCGCTACCTGGACGCCGACGCAGGCCATTTCCGTGACGGCCGACTTGTACAATATCAAGATCAAGGACCGCATCGTGCTGTCGGGCCGCTTCAATGCCGGTAACTATCCTGACCTGGCCGCGCGCCTGGCCCTGCTGGGCGTGATGGAAGCGCAATTTTTCGTCAATTCCGTCGACACGCGCACGCGCGGGCTGGACCTGACGGCCTCGCACAAGGGAGAATTCGCCGGCAACCGCCTGAACACCTTCCTGGCCTTGAATTTGAGCAAAACGGAAGTGACGAAAGTCAAGACGCCCGCCTCGCTGACGGGCTTTGAAGACGTGCTGCTGTCCGAGCGCGAACGCCTGTTCATCGAACAGGGCGGCCCCCGTTCGAAAGCCACCCTGGGCTTCGACTACATCACGGGCAAGCTGGAGTCGGACCTGCGCATCATTTATTTTGGCCCGCAAACCCTGGGCACCTTCAGCGGCACGGCCGAGGGCGTACCGAACGCCCGCTACGCGGCCAAGACCTCGGCCGACCTGAGCTTCACCTACAGCATCAACAAAAATACCAAGCTGACCTTTGGCGGCAACAACATCTTCAACGTCAAGCCCACCACGCAAAACGCAGACGAGACGGACAACGGCTTCAAATACGACAGCGTGCAGTTCGGCCTGAACGGCGCCTCGTATTTCGGCCGGCTGTGGGTGAAGTTCTAA
- a CDS encoding VOC family protein, translated as MQLSNYLFFTTMCEEALGFYTQCGLGTITDVLRFGVDGMPVPHEAMRGKIMHARFEGPGVLFFASDNDDAEPMRGSAHILQMKDRQLTKQLFDKLADQGVVTTPLAVQIWGDYFGKLTDRFGVQWMLNCPV; from the coding sequence ATGCAATTATCTAACTATCTATTCTTTACCACGATGTGCGAAGAAGCACTGGGGTTCTACACGCAATGCGGGCTGGGCACGATTACCGATGTCTTGCGATTTGGCGTCGATGGCATGCCGGTCCCGCATGAAGCCATGCGCGGGAAAATCATGCATGCACGGTTTGAGGGACCAGGCGTGTTGTTCTTTGCTTCGGATAATGATGATGCGGAGCCAATGCGAGGGTCTGCGCATATTTTGCAGATGAAGGACAGGCAGTTAACAAAACAGTTGTTTGACAAGTTGGCGGATCAAGGTGTGGTCACGACACCGCTCGCCGTACAGATTTGGGGCGATTATTTCGGTAAATTGACCGACCGGTTCGGGGTGCAGTGGATGTTGAACTGTCCGGTCTGA